A region from the Jaculus jaculus isolate mJacJac1 chromosome 18, mJacJac1.mat.Y.cur, whole genome shotgun sequence genome encodes:
- the LOC123455805 gene encoding ubiquitin-conjugating enzyme E2 D2, which yields MALKRIHKELNDLARDPPAQCSAGPVGDDMFHWQATIMGPNDSPYQGGVFFLTIHFPTDYPFKPPKVAFTTRIYHPNINSNGSICLDILRSQWSPALTISKVLLSICSLLCDPNPDDPLVPEIARIYKTDREKYNRIAREWTQKYAM from the coding sequence ATGGCTCTGAAGAGAATCCATAAGGAATTGAATGACCTGGCACGGGATCCCCCAGCACAGTGTTCAGCAGGTCCTGTTGGAGATGATATGTTTCATTGGCAAGCTACAATAATGGGGCCAAATGACAGTCCCTACCAGGGTGGAGTATTTTTCTTGACAATTCATTTCCCAACAGATTACCCCTTCAAACCACCTAAGGTTGCATTTACAACAAGAATTTATCATCCAAATATTAACAGTAATGGCAGCATTTGTCTTGATATTCTACGATCACAGTGGTCTCCAGCACTAACTATTTCAAAAGTACTTTTGTCCATCTGTTCTCTGTTGTGTGATCCCAATCCAGATGATCCTTTAGTGCCTGAGATTGCTCGGATCTACAAAACAGATAGAGAAAAGTACAACAGAATAGCTCGGGAATGGACTCAGAAGTATGCGATGTAA